The following coding sequences are from one Deltaproteobacteria bacterium window:
- a CDS encoding transposase family protein — MRSLRKITGQILDTTKVPHELRLTIGADRGSLYPCPVCGSLCKAHDFKELTWRHLNFFQHHCYI; from the coding sequence TTGAGGAGCCTGAGGAAGATCACGGGGCAGATTCTTGACACCACGAAGGTACCCCATGAGCTTCGGCTTACGATCGGGGCGGATCGGGGTTCCCTGTATCCGTGTCCTGTTTGCGGGAGCTTGTGCAAGGCACATGATTTCAAGGAGTTGACCTGGCGCCATCTCAACTTCTTCCAGCATCACTGCTACATTA
- a CDS encoding helix-turn-helix transcriptional regulator yields the protein MEGKIVRARRGRKWQDGGPAIPVPGMLEAILLMHLRGGPAHGYDLAARLAEGGFSRLNPGLVYRALRGMEELGWIRSAWDGESSYGPPRRVYSLAPPGEQAMGDLVRGLQEIRRLIDDVIAAYERQI from the coding sequence GTGGAAGGGAAAATCGTGCGGGCAAGGCGCGGAAGAAAATGGCAGGATGGCGGGCCGGCTATCCCGGTTCCCGGGATGCTCGAGGCTATCCTCTTGATGCACCTGCGCGGAGGGCCGGCCCATGGCTATGATCTTGCTGCGCGGCTTGCAGAAGGCGGTTTCTCAAGACTCAACCCGGGACTTGTCTACCGTGCCTTGCGCGGGATGGAAGAGCTCGGGTGGATCCGTTCCGCCTGGGACGGCGAGTCGTCTTATGGCCCTCCACGCAGGGTCTATTCCCTTGCACCACCAGGCGAGCAGGCCATGGGGGATCTGGTCCGGGGCCTTCAGGAGATCCGCAGACTGATCGACGATGTGATCGCCGCTTATGAGCGGCAGATCTGA
- a CDS encoding DUF5320 domain-containing protein produces the protein MPRGDRTGPLGMGPMTGWGRGFCAGYRTAGFRGFGYGRGLGAFGRGRGMGPGWGFGPGYWWTAPGPVSQADELSSLKDEGQRLRDALEAVERRIQDLERASSGQEK, from the coding sequence ATGCCACGAGGAGACAGAACAGGACCGCTTGGCATGGGCCCCATGACAGGTTGGGGCCGGGGATTTTGTGCGGGATATCGGACCGCCGGTTTCAGGGGTTTTGGTTACGGACGCGGCCTTGGCGCCTTTGGACGTGGCCGGGGCATGGGCCCGGGCTGGGGCTTTGGTCCGGGATACTGGTGGACCGCGCCGGGTCCGGTGTCTCAGGCCGATGAGCTTTCATCCCTCAAGGACGAGGGACAGCGGCTCCGGGATGCCCTTGAGGCTGTAGAAAGGCGCATCCAGGATCTCGAAAGGGCCTCGTCAGGGCAGGAGAAATGA
- a CDS encoding hsp70 family protein, whose product MSDPPFLMKNRYIVGIDLGTTNSAVGYVDLHDAAPGAIRILTFRIPQLVSQGWVADRPALPSFLYLPAEHELAAGALSLPWDRERRYAVGVYARDQGPNCPGRLVSSAKSWLCHGGVDRDAPILPWEAGDDVAKVSPVTASARYLQHMREAWDHVMPAPLAEQKVVLTVPASFDEVARELTLRAAREAGLPEVVLLEEPLAAFYAWLSGHEQDWQGHLASGEVLLVCDVGGGTTDFSLIACDEADGSPRLERIAVGDHLLLGGDNMDLALAHIAERSIGRELDARRWRSLVHQCRKAKEDLLGEDAPREAVVRIAGLGRSVVGGTLVGRISRDEAISAILEGFFPGGRAASSFPEPGSLPAQRESGLPYEQDTAVTRHLFRFISSHGTGRMPGTVLFNGGALLPRVLRDRILDAVSTWSGRQVRELESVSLDLAVSIGAVYSGLVREGLGLRVGGGSARSYYIGVGTEEGAAGRTAQAVCLVEQGTEEGEDVEIVQPFHVRANRPVRFSLYSSTTRKGDRAGDVVDVDKDFVALPPVQTVLRYGKKDLDRTIPVRVGAQVTPIGTLEFYCESRESPHRWRLQFQLRGTGKEGPATASGVEGVRVAPIAAQEKEVEGLSERDRLALEEAVKAVRLCFCRTEAGDAISPGELAGRIASEMGMEKELWSVPVIRAIADVCLEVRAGRALSREHEERWFNLAGFCLRPGTGEAMDPWRIKKVWPLFFEGLFFPREVSVRLQWWIFWRRIAAGLGSGQQTQFYATIAPVLVPAAASRGRKRAKARPPRVTPEERRQMFLFAAGLERLDVSAKIDLGRAILAELGRDHTWPGWLWSLSRIAAREPLYGPVNKTVPPGEAGEWLKALMGMRLLAGRRTEEACLAMARLTGDRTRDLAPAVRNDLFRWLSNRGSRISDLTPLIQVVPIERNERESAFGEALPEGLLILREGSA is encoded by the coding sequence ATGAGCGATCCGCCCTTTCTCATGAAAAACCGATACATCGTTGGGATAGATCTCGGGACCACTAACTCTGCTGTAGGGTACGTGGACCTCCATGATGCCGCCCCAGGGGCCATTCGCATCCTGACCTTCAGGATCCCCCAGCTCGTTTCCCAGGGCTGGGTTGCAGATCGCCCAGCCCTCCCATCCTTTCTCTATCTTCCGGCGGAACACGAACTTGCCGCTGGCGCCCTTTCCCTTCCCTGGGACCGGGAGAGGCGCTACGCCGTCGGCGTCTATGCCCGGGATCAGGGTCCGAACTGCCCCGGACGTCTCGTTTCATCCGCCAAGAGCTGGCTCTGCCACGGCGGCGTGGACCGGGATGCACCCATCCTCCCCTGGGAGGCCGGGGACGATGTGGCGAAGGTCTCGCCGGTCACGGCCTCGGCCCGCTATCTCCAGCACATGAGGGAGGCATGGGATCATGTCATGCCCGCTCCCCTTGCCGAACAGAAGGTGGTTCTCACGGTCCCGGCCTCTTTTGATGAAGTGGCCCGGGAGCTTACGCTCCGGGCGGCCCGTGAGGCAGGGCTGCCCGAAGTCGTACTTCTCGAGGAGCCCCTTGCCGCCTTCTATGCCTGGCTATCCGGTCACGAACAGGACTGGCAGGGGCATCTCGCGTCTGGTGAGGTCCTCCTTGTCTGCGATGTCGGGGGAGGGACCACGGACTTCAGCCTCATCGCCTGCGACGAGGCAGACGGCTCCCCTCGGCTCGAACGGATCGCTGTCGGGGATCATCTCCTCCTGGGTGGCGACAACATGGATCTTGCCCTTGCTCACATAGCCGAGAGGTCCATCGGCCGGGAGCTTGATGCCAGAAGGTGGCGCTCCCTCGTCCACCAGTGCCGCAAGGCCAAGGAAGACCTTCTCGGGGAGGACGCCCCGCGCGAGGCCGTCGTCCGCATCGCAGGCTTGGGCAGGTCTGTCGTGGGGGGCACCCTTGTAGGCCGGATCTCTCGAGACGAGGCCATCTCCGCCATTCTCGAAGGCTTTTTCCCAGGCGGCAGGGCTGCATCTTCCTTTCCGGAGCCCGGGTCCCTCCCGGCCCAAAGGGAATCTGGCCTTCCCTACGAGCAGGACACGGCAGTCACCCGGCATCTCTTTCGGTTCATCTCCAGCCATGGAACAGGCAGGATGCCTGGAACAGTGCTCTTTAACGGCGGGGCCCTGCTTCCGCGTGTCCTTCGGGACCGCATCCTCGATGCCGTTTCGACCTGGTCTGGCAGGCAGGTCAGGGAACTCGAGAGCGTCTCCCTGGATCTGGCCGTTTCCATAGGCGCGGTCTATTCCGGGCTGGTACGGGAGGGCCTGGGGCTGCGGGTGGGAGGGGGCTCTGCCCGCTCCTACTATATCGGAGTTGGCACAGAGGAAGGCGCTGCCGGAAGGACCGCGCAGGCGGTCTGTCTCGTGGAGCAAGGGACCGAGGAGGGGGAGGACGTGGAGATCGTTCAGCCATTCCATGTGAGGGCGAACCGACCGGTCCGGTTTTCCCTTTACAGCTCCACGACGAGAAAGGGGGACCGGGCCGGTGATGTGGTCGATGTGGACAAGGATTTCGTGGCCCTCCCGCCGGTCCAGACCGTGCTTCGGTATGGGAAAAAGGACCTGGATCGAACCATTCCGGTCCGCGTCGGGGCCCAGGTGACGCCCATAGGGACCCTCGAGTTCTATTGCGAGTCCCGCGAAAGCCCTCACCGGTGGCGTCTCCAGTTTCAACTCCGCGGGACCGGAAAGGAAGGTCCTGCGACTGCGTCTGGAGTGGAGGGCGTTCGCGTGGCCCCAATCGCCGCCCAGGAGAAAGAAGTTGAAGGCCTGTCGGAGAGGGACCGGCTCGCCCTGGAGGAGGCGGTAAAGGCCGTCCGGCTGTGCTTCTGCAGGACAGAGGCTGGGGATGCCATCTCTCCGGGGGAACTGGCAGGGCGGATTGCCTCTGAGATGGGCATGGAAAAGGAGCTCTGGTCAGTGCCGGTCATCAGGGCCATCGCGGATGTGTGCCTTGAGGTCAGGGCCGGAAGGGCATTATCCAGAGAGCACGAGGAACGGTGGTTTAACCTGGCGGGCTTTTGTCTCAGGCCAGGCACGGGTGAGGCCATGGATCCATGGCGCATCAAGAAGGTCTGGCCCCTTTTCTTTGAGGGGCTCTTTTTCCCGCGCGAGGTATCCGTTCGTCTCCAGTGGTGGATCTTCTGGCGAAGGATTGCAGCCGGGCTCGGATCCGGCCAGCAGACCCAGTTTTACGCCACCATTGCCCCTGTTCTCGTCCCTGCTGCGGCCTCGAGAGGCCGGAAAAGGGCCAAGGCCAGGCCTCCCCGGGTCACGCCCGAGGAGCGGCGCCAGATGTTTCTCTTTGCCGCGGGTCTCGAGAGGCTTGATGTCTCTGCAAAGATCGATCTTGGCCGTGCGATTCTTGCAGAACTCGGCCGGGACCATACCTGGCCGGGCTGGCTATGGTCCCTTTCCCGAATCGCTGCGCGCGAACCCCTTTACGGCCCGGTGAACAAGACCGTCCCGCCCGGTGAGGCGGGCGAGTGGCTGAAGGCCCTCATGGGCATGCGCCTTCTTGCCGGACGAAGGACCGAAGAGGCATGCCTTGCCATGGCCAGGCTCACCGGGGACCGGACCAGGGACCTTGCCCCAGCCGTCCGTAACGACCTCTTCCGCTGGCTTTCCAACCGCGGATCCCGCATCTCTGATCTCACCCCACTTATCCAGGTCGTGCCCATCGAACGGAATGAACGGGAAAGCGCCTTTGGAGAGGCCCTGCCCGAGGGACTGCTCATCTTGCGGGAAGGTTCAGCGTGA
- a CDS encoding DUF3592 domain-containing protein, which produces MSVRHIFLFLFLGLGLWSLASGTMKAAEGLAARSWPSAEGRVIQSRIEEFYSHQRFRFRRLCFRIDYLYLLGGTVYEGHRVNAGWSCFGSEDLMQGRLVRYPVGAKVRVFYDPKRPDRALLEPGLDWTVFFQWGLGVMGVSAGLPLFRRKRAA; this is translated from the coding sequence GTGAGCGTACGACATATCTTTCTCTTCCTTTTTCTTGGTCTCGGGCTCTGGTCCCTTGCGAGCGGCACCATGAAGGCCGCAGAGGGCCTTGCGGCCCGCTCCTGGCCGTCCGCTGAGGGCCGGGTGATCCAGTCCCGGATCGAGGAGTTCTATTCACATCAGAGGTTTCGATTTCGAAGGCTCTGTTTCCGCATCGACTATCTCTACCTCCTGGGAGGGACTGTGTACGAGGGGCATCGAGTGAACGCAGGGTGGTCCTGCTTCGGTTCCGAGGACCTGATGCAGGGGCGCCTCGTCCGCTATCCCGTGGGCGCGAAGGTCCGGGTCTTTTACGATCCGAAAAGGCCTGATCGCGCCCTCCTCGAACCCGGTCTTGACTGGACCGTCTTTTTCCAGTGGGGACTCGGGGTGATGGGCGTCTCAGCTGGGCTTCCCCTTTTCAGGCGAAAGAGGGCTGCTTGA